A DNA window from Anastrepha ludens isolate Willacy chromosome 6, idAnaLude1.1, whole genome shotgun sequence contains the following coding sequences:
- the LOC128867421 gene encoding farnesyl pyrophosphate synthase-like isoform X1, producing the protein MIPLMRKWSQMRWPLTVAGGGPYSRSINSIIQRQTVIFPRSLTTIIGSQNIEHSTTQPVSQQKLQISTSPPSAMECQEIFDPRWAKWRTEIQQYMDVFPEILHTLTEVVKIEKGPIVAEWFRKVLLHNVPSSKPMYGMVAVFAYKSLIEREQVRADKLKLAYYLGWCVELLHAAMNISDDMMDQSTTRRGQLCWYKLEEVGPTVINDVIMIEAGIYEILKRNFRQLECYDELVELFRDATLKVARGQLLEYLTAKNNVNTFSVETFNTIVHYKTSCHTLYLPAACSLHLAGIKDRLSFHQCNAILVELAHFCQSLNDFLDCFGNPDETGKIGTDIEGNKCSWLAVECMLRANPEQKAIMEACYGKKDPQKVERVKQLYLELNLPVAFEKYEEEACNWVKMLIQQASNGIPQGVYYDLIEYCCESLKK; encoded by the exons atgattcCTTTGATGCGCAAGTGGTCACAAATGCGATGGCCTTTGACAGTAGCTGGTGGTGGCCCATACAGCAGAAGCATTAACAGCATAATTCAACGGCAAACGGTTATTTTCCCGCGCAGTCTAACAACAATTATAGGCTCTCAAAATATTGAGCATTCAACTACTCAACCAGTGAGCcagcaaaaattgcaaatatcaACTAG CCCCCCATCTGCAATGGAATGCCAAGAGATATTTGATCCACGCTGGGCGAAATGGCGAACGGAGATTCAACAGTACATGGACGTTTTTCCAG AAATCTTACACACTCTCACCGAAGTagtcaaaattgaaaaagggcCTATCGTCGCAGAGTGGTTTAGAAAG GTTCTATTGCACAATGTACCAAGCTCCAAACCGATGTACGGCATGGTCGCAGTCTTCGCATACAAGAGTCTAATCGAAAGGGAACAGGTCAGGGCAGACAAATTAAAATTGGCATATTACCTCGGTTGGTGTGTTGAATTG CTGCATGCTGCCATGAATATTTCCGATGACATGATGGACCAAAGTACTACTCGTCGCGGCCAATTGTGTTGGTATAAACTAGAAGAGGTTGGCCCTACTGTCATAAATGATGTGATCATGATAGAAGCCGGCATTTATGAAATACTCAAAAGAAATTTCCGCCAACTCGAGTGTTATGACGAACTGGTAGAGTTATTTCGTGATGCAACCCTTAAAGTAGCTCGTGGTCAGTTATTGGAATATCTAACTGCGAAGAATAATGTCAACACATTCAGTGTAGAAACGTTCAATACTATAGTGCACTATAAAACTTCCTGTCACACGCTGTATCTGCCCGCAGCATGTTCTCTACATTTAGCAGG catcAAAGACCGTCTATCATTTCATCAATGTAATGCCATTCTAGTTGAATTAGCTCATTTTTGTCAATCACTCAACGACTTCCTCGATTGTTTTGGTAATCCTGATGAGACTGGCAAGATTGGCACAGACATAGAGGGCAACAAGTGCTCATGGTTAGCAGTGGAGTGCATGCTACGGGCTAATCCAGAGCAAAAGGCTATTATGGAGGCATGCTATGGGAAGAAAG atcctCAGAAAGTTGAACGTGTCAAACAACTTTATTTAGAATTGAACCTTCCTGTAGCCTTTGAAAAGTACGAAGAAGAAGCTTGCAACTGGGTCAAAATGCTTATTCAACAAGCATCGAACGGTATACCTCAGGGGGTTTACTATGATTTGATTGAGTATTGTtgtgaaagtttaaaaaaataa
- the LOC128867421 gene encoding farnesyl pyrophosphate synthase-like isoform X2 — translation MRNFVFTLEQKYCRQCDSTSKNLPPFIQFLSIFKLKLFYHLSPPSAMECQEIFDPRWAKWRTEIQQYMDVFPEILHTLTEVVKIEKGPIVAEWFRKVLLHNVPSSKPMYGMVAVFAYKSLIEREQVRADKLKLAYYLGWCVELLHAAMNISDDMMDQSTTRRGQLCWYKLEEVGPTVINDVIMIEAGIYEILKRNFRQLECYDELVELFRDATLKVARGQLLEYLTAKNNVNTFSVETFNTIVHYKTSCHTLYLPAACSLHLAGIKDRLSFHQCNAILVELAHFCQSLNDFLDCFGNPDETGKIGTDIEGNKCSWLAVECMLRANPEQKAIMEACYGKKDPQKVERVKQLYLELNLPVAFEKYEEEACNWVKMLIQQASNGIPQGVYYDLIEYCCESLKK, via the exons ATGCGTAATTTTGTATTCACTTtggaacaaaaat actGCCGCCAATGTGATAGCACTTCCAAAAATCTGCCTCcgttcatacaatttttaagtatttttaagcttaaactctTCTATCATTTGAG CCCCCCATCTGCAATGGAATGCCAAGAGATATTTGATCCACGCTGGGCGAAATGGCGAACGGAGATTCAACAGTACATGGACGTTTTTCCAG AAATCTTACACACTCTCACCGAAGTagtcaaaattgaaaaagggcCTATCGTCGCAGAGTGGTTTAGAAAG GTTCTATTGCACAATGTACCAAGCTCCAAACCGATGTACGGCATGGTCGCAGTCTTCGCATACAAGAGTCTAATCGAAAGGGAACAGGTCAGGGCAGACAAATTAAAATTGGCATATTACCTCGGTTGGTGTGTTGAATTG CTGCATGCTGCCATGAATATTTCCGATGACATGATGGACCAAAGTACTACTCGTCGCGGCCAATTGTGTTGGTATAAACTAGAAGAGGTTGGCCCTACTGTCATAAATGATGTGATCATGATAGAAGCCGGCATTTATGAAATACTCAAAAGAAATTTCCGCCAACTCGAGTGTTATGACGAACTGGTAGAGTTATTTCGTGATGCAACCCTTAAAGTAGCTCGTGGTCAGTTATTGGAATATCTAACTGCGAAGAATAATGTCAACACATTCAGTGTAGAAACGTTCAATACTATAGTGCACTATAAAACTTCCTGTCACACGCTGTATCTGCCCGCAGCATGTTCTCTACATTTAGCAGG catcAAAGACCGTCTATCATTTCATCAATGTAATGCCATTCTAGTTGAATTAGCTCATTTTTGTCAATCACTCAACGACTTCCTCGATTGTTTTGGTAATCCTGATGAGACTGGCAAGATTGGCACAGACATAGAGGGCAACAAGTGCTCATGGTTAGCAGTGGAGTGCATGCTACGGGCTAATCCAGAGCAAAAGGCTATTATGGAGGCATGCTATGGGAAGAAAG atcctCAGAAAGTTGAACGTGTCAAACAACTTTATTTAGAATTGAACCTTCCTGTAGCCTTTGAAAAGTACGAAGAAGAAGCTTGCAACTGGGTCAAAATGCTTATTCAACAAGCATCGAACGGTATACCTCAGGGGGTTTACTATGATTTGATTGAGTATTGTtgtgaaagtttaaaaaaataa
- the LOC128867421 gene encoding farnesyl pyrophosphate synthase-like isoform X3, translated as MECQEIFDPRWAKWRTEIQQYMDVFPEILHTLTEVVKIEKGPIVAEWFRKVLLHNVPSSKPMYGMVAVFAYKSLIEREQVRADKLKLAYYLGWCVELLHAAMNISDDMMDQSTTRRGQLCWYKLEEVGPTVINDVIMIEAGIYEILKRNFRQLECYDELVELFRDATLKVARGQLLEYLTAKNNVNTFSVETFNTIVHYKTSCHTLYLPAACSLHLAGIKDRLSFHQCNAILVELAHFCQSLNDFLDCFGNPDETGKIGTDIEGNKCSWLAVECMLRANPEQKAIMEACYGKKDPQKVERVKQLYLELNLPVAFEKYEEEACNWVKMLIQQASNGIPQGVYYDLIEYCCESLKK; from the exons ATGGAATGCCAAGAGATATTTGATCCACGCTGGGCGAAATGGCGAACGGAGATTCAACAGTACATGGACGTTTTTCCAG AAATCTTACACACTCTCACCGAAGTagtcaaaattgaaaaagggcCTATCGTCGCAGAGTGGTTTAGAAAG GTTCTATTGCACAATGTACCAAGCTCCAAACCGATGTACGGCATGGTCGCAGTCTTCGCATACAAGAGTCTAATCGAAAGGGAACAGGTCAGGGCAGACAAATTAAAATTGGCATATTACCTCGGTTGGTGTGTTGAATTG CTGCATGCTGCCATGAATATTTCCGATGACATGATGGACCAAAGTACTACTCGTCGCGGCCAATTGTGTTGGTATAAACTAGAAGAGGTTGGCCCTACTGTCATAAATGATGTGATCATGATAGAAGCCGGCATTTATGAAATACTCAAAAGAAATTTCCGCCAACTCGAGTGTTATGACGAACTGGTAGAGTTATTTCGTGATGCAACCCTTAAAGTAGCTCGTGGTCAGTTATTGGAATATCTAACTGCGAAGAATAATGTCAACACATTCAGTGTAGAAACGTTCAATACTATAGTGCACTATAAAACTTCCTGTCACACGCTGTATCTGCCCGCAGCATGTTCTCTACATTTAGCAGG catcAAAGACCGTCTATCATTTCATCAATGTAATGCCATTCTAGTTGAATTAGCTCATTTTTGTCAATCACTCAACGACTTCCTCGATTGTTTTGGTAATCCTGATGAGACTGGCAAGATTGGCACAGACATAGAGGGCAACAAGTGCTCATGGTTAGCAGTGGAGTGCATGCTACGGGCTAATCCAGAGCAAAAGGCTATTATGGAGGCATGCTATGGGAAGAAAG atcctCAGAAAGTTGAACGTGTCAAACAACTTTATTTAGAATTGAACCTTCCTGTAGCCTTTGAAAAGTACGAAGAAGAAGCTTGCAACTGGGTCAAAATGCTTATTCAACAAGCATCGAACGGTATACCTCAGGGGGTTTACTATGATTTGATTGAGTATTGTtgtgaaagtttaaaaaaataa